The Stenotrophomonas maltophilia sequence TACGAAGGCCAGACCCAGTTCTGGGGCCAGGTGCTGGCCGCACGCTCAGGCCTGTGGTCGACGGCGCAGGCGCGCGACATGCTGGCCAACGTGGCCGCGACCTATGACCGTGGTCGCCCGGGCCTTGCCTGGCGCCCGCTGCAGGACACCACCAACGACCCGACCATCGCCCAGCGCCGCACGTTGCCTTACCGCAACTACCAGATGAGCGAGGACTACTACTCCGGCGGCCAGATGCTGTGGCTGGAAGTGGAGGGCAAGCTGCGCGAACTGAGCGGCAACCGTCGCAGCCTGGACGACTTCGCAAGTGCATTCTTCGGCGTCGGCAATGGTGACTGGGACGTCAACCCGTACACCTTTGATGACGTGGTCGCGACCTTGAACGGCATCGCGCCGTATGACTGGGCCACGTTCCTGCGCGGGCGACTGGACGGGCACGGTTCGTTGACTGGCGGCCTGGAGCTGGCCGGCTGGAAGCTGGTCTACCGCGATACCCCGAACGACGCCTACAAGGCGCAGGAAAAGCGTGCCAAGGCGGCATTGCTGGCCTACTCGCTGGGTGCCACCGTGCTCGACAGCGGTTCGGTCGGTGATGTGATCTGGGACAGCCCGGCGTTCAACGCAGGGCTGGCGCCGGGCATGAAGGTGATCGCGGTTGGCGGCCGCGAATACAGCAGCCAGCGGCTGAAGGACGCGGTGGCTGAGGCAGCGAAGGACAAGGCGCCGATCGTGCTGCTGGTGAAGCAGTTCGACCGCATTGAAGCGATGAACATCGACTACCACGATGGCCTGCAGTACCCGGTGCTTGAGCGCATTGCCGGCAAGCCCGATCGCCTGGCGGAACTGTGGAAGGCACGATGAAAGTGCGCGCCCACGATGGCGTGATCCTGTTGATGGCGATCCTCGCCATCGTGGGCGCATTCCTGCACGGCGATGGGCGTTGGCTGCACTGGCTGGCCAAGCCGACCACCACGCTGCTGATCGCCGCCATCGCCTGGCGCGTGCATGATCCGGCGCAGCCGTTCTACCGCCGCGCAGTACTGGCCGGCATACTGCTGTCGTGCGTGGGCGATATCGCGCTGATGCTCCCGATCGACGCGTTCGTGCCGGGCCTGGTCGCGTTCCTGCTGGCCCACGTCTGCTACATCGTCGCCTTCCGCGCTGGCCTGCGTGCCGGTCGTGGCCTGGTTGGCGCCAGTGTGCTGCTGGGTGCCTTCGCCACGCTCAACGTGCTTGGCTTGTGGCCGTACCTGCCGGTGCCTATGCGCATCCCGGTGCTGGCCTACGTGGTGGTGCTGGCGTCGATGGCGGTGTTGGCGCTTGCACGCGCATGGGCGCGTCCTCAGGCGGCCGCACCGGAACCGTGCAGTGCACGCTGGGCGGCAACCGGTGCCGTGCTGTTCGTGGCCAGCGATTCATTGCTGGCCTGGGACCGCTTTGCCGGTGGCCTGCCGCTGGCCAGCCTGCTGGTGTTGTCCACCTACTACGCCGCGCAGTACGCCATCGCCCGCTCCGTAAAAGAGAAAATGGGGACGGAGGGGATTAAGTCGTAATTGCCTTGATGCCGATGGCGACTTAATTCCCTCCGTCCCCTTTTTTGACGCTGCGTGCGACGCCCCGTGCGTCGAACTGCAGGCGGGCCGATTCGCGGTCGCCGGCGACCTCGTCCGGCAGCCATGCCAGCCTGCCGGCCTTGCGGACGATTACGTAGACGTGGCCGACTTCCGAGGCCGGGTTCTGCAATGCGTTGCGTTGTTCCTGCAGTGCCTTGGCCACGCGTGGTACAGCATCGAAATCGATGTTGGCCAGCGGGGTGCTGCTGCGCTGCAGGCTGATGGTGGGTGCGAACTGCTGGGGGTTCACCGGGTTGCCCTTGCGCCACTGGCCACGTTCGAAGTGATAGCTGTCGACGTGACCCGGCTGTTGCGGATCGACCAGATCGAGGTTGATGCGGCCATCGTCGTAGAAGTGGATGCTGTGGAATACCGTCAGCCGGTGTCCGGACAATGCGGGCAACTGCTCCAGTGCCTGGCGTGCGCCCTGCAGGTATTCCGAATCGAACAGCCGGTTGCTGCGTTCGGGCATCAGGGTGGGCTGCAGTCCGGGTGCCGTTGCCAGTGAGTCGGCCTGCTCGCGCGGTGGCTGCGAGGCAAGTGGCCTTGGCGAAAGGTCGGGCCGCACCGGATGTCCCAGTGTCTCGGCGATGGTTCCCAATGCACCGCCGGCAACGGCCACGCCAGCCAGCGCCAGCAGCACCAGCGAAAACACCCGTCGGGTGGAAGGAGGCTGCTTCACACGCCCTCCAGGCGCACGTTGCCATGGTCATCCGGGTCGTACAGCAGGGTCACGTGTTCGCGCGGGATGTTGGCCAGGTCGATCAGTGGAATGAAGCGACGCACGCTGGCGCGCTGCATATCGCCGTCACGATCGGTGTACTCCACCTGGAACTCCACCTGCGGCTGCTCGTTGAGGTAGGTGCCGGTCTGGCGCACCTTCAGTACCCTGGCCTCCACGCCGATGCCGCGATACTTCAGCGCATCGCCGCGCGCATCAGCCTGCAAAAGGCGGCCGAGCAGGCGCAACCCCAATATGTACCCGCACAGCACCAGCGGGCACACCAGCAGCGGGTGGCCGAAGGACAGGAAGGTCCAGCCCAGGCCCTCGCTCTGCAGGCGGTAGGCCGCCACATAGGCGGCGGCCACCAGGACGATGCCGATCGCAGCGCCGATGCTTCGCCGCCACAGGCTGGCGACATTCAGTTCGGGCTGGGCACCGTCCAGCACGATGTTGGGGAATGCTCCGGGCGTCCGGCCCAGGCGCGCATCGATGTGCCTGCCCACCTCGAAGCGATGCAGCTGGGGTTTGCTGTCGACCACCAGCAGCTGTTCGCGGATCGGGGTGCCCGACAGATTCTGGAAGGACAACTGCAGTTTCCATTGCGCGAAGCCACGCACCTGCACGCCGGTCTGTTCGGCGTGTTCGATCAGCGCATCACGAGGTTCGCCATCGGCGAGGATCGAATGCACGCGATGCAGGGCGCGCGGTGGTCCGAGCAGCAGGGTATGCAGGAAGGCGAGCAGCAGGGCCAGCCATGCGCTCAGTGACAGGGCGAGCAGCAGCAGTGCCAGCCATGGTGCACTGCGGTCGACCAGGGCCACCGGCCACGAGGTGCCGAAATAGAGAATGCAGGGAAAAGGCAACGCGAAGAACAGCAGGAACGCGCCCCAGAACCAGAGATAGGCTTTCATGGGGGAGGTGGCGGGCCGGTGGAACAGGCCGCGTAGCGTACTACGCTCAGCGGAACTGCAGGGTAAGCAGGTAGTAGCGGCCCAGTGGATCGTCCAGTCCCGGCATCTGCCCACCATTGCCGACCAGGTAGTTCACCGGTTGCGCATCAAGCACGTTGTGCACGTCCAGTGCCGCGATGACGCGCGGACCCAGGCGGCGCGCCAGGTGCAGGTTCCAGCGCAGCTGGCGCGGATTCATGCAGTGGTTCCGGTCGATCTGCCGCTGCGGGCACTCGTCGCCGGGCAGCCATGCACGGGTGCGGCCCACCTGGTTGCCGCGCAGGGCGATGTCCCAGTTGCTGTTCTGCCATTGCACGTTCAGGACCGCCGCCATCTCGGGCGTGACGTGCCCGCGCAGGTCGATCGCCGGTTCGTGGTCGCGACGGCGGCGCAGCTCCTGCTGCTTCAGCGCGTCCAGCGAGAACATCCACTGGCCGCTGCTGCCGGTGTCGATCCGGTATTCGCCACGCAGCACCCAGTTGCGGGAGGTGGTACGGCCGATATTGTCGAACGACAGCCGCAGGCTGCTCAGGTTGCCATCCTCATCCAGCTGCCAGGTATCACGGTTCCACACGGCATCGACCGGCTGCAGCGCGAGGATTTCGTTGCGCAGCTCGACGATGTTGTGGGTCAGCGACAGCGAGAACGCATCGCTGGGTGACCAGGTCGCCGCCAGCGAATGGCTGCGTGAGCTCTCGGCCTTGAGCGTGGTGTTCTCCTCCACATCCGCAGTGACCACGCAGCGGCCGTCGGGCCCGCTCTGTGCACAGGGCGGCAGTGCGCTTGAGGCGGGCAGAGTGAGGGTGCCGAACTGTCCTGGCGGACG is a genomic window containing:
- a CDS encoding lysoplasmalogenase; amino-acid sequence: MKVRAHDGVILLMAILAIVGAFLHGDGRWLHWLAKPTTTLLIAAIAWRVHDPAQPFYRRAVLAGILLSCVGDIALMLPIDAFVPGLVAFLLAHVCYIVAFRAGLRAGRGLVGASVLLGAFATLNVLGLWPYLPVPMRIPVLAYVVVLASMAVLALARAWARPQAAAPEPCSARWAATGAVLFVASDSLLAWDRFAGGLPLASLLVLSTYYAAQYAIARSVKEKMGTEGIKS